From the genome of Nicotiana sylvestris chromosome 2, ASM39365v2, whole genome shotgun sequence, one region includes:
- the LOC104212220 gene encoding protein EARLY-RESPONSIVE TO DEHYDRATION 7, chloroplastic produces the protein MQTNLPRVSSCSPAIPPKHPSSSSLFLHPQHFFLSSSMASQNPNQHKAPLYPQVIHNDPNLQSTSSSRPNLYPTIDEKDLTEKLIPDDYQTTPWPSTPSAPPESLEETLLVIPGVLIHLIDKHYSVELATGDLSLVRLLQDKNTVAILARVADEIQWPLTKDLAAVKLDDSHYFFSFQAMKEDDSDSSDDEKEKGKKKKDKGKKEKDKEKVNESLNYGLTIASKGQEALLKELDAILKSYSTFAVQKVEEKAALAMGGTVARELSPADLKSEKKKEVLEERCAQYWTTLAPNVEEYSGSAAKLVAAGSGQLIKGILWCGDVSMERLKRGNEVLKQRMTSGTKAEIRPETLMRIKRVKRVTKMTEKVAIGVLSGVLQVSGFFTSSVANSIVGKKFFSMLPGEMVLATLDGFCRICDAVEVAGKNVMSTSSAVTTELVSHRYGEEAAKVATEGLDAAGHAVGTAWTVFKIRKALNPKSSFNSATQLKSSAKAATVKKAKSSKY, from the exons ATGCAAACAAATCTTCCACGTGTCTCTTCATGTTCCCCTGCTATTCCTCCAAAAcatccatcttcttcttctcttttcctcCATCCTCAACATTTTTTTCTCAGCTCTTCAATGGCTTCTCAGAACCCTAATCAACACAAAGCCCCATTGTATCCACAGGTCATTCACAATGATCCAAATCTCCAATCAACCTCTTCTTCTCGTCCCAATCTTTATCCAACCATAGACGAAAAGGACCTCACTGAAAAACTCATCCCTGAcgattaccaaactaccccttgGCCTTCTACTCCATCTGCCCCTCCTGAGTCCCTCGAGGAAACACTTCTCGTTATCCCTGGTGTCCTCATCCATTTAATCGATAAGCATTACTCCGTTGAGCTAGCCACCGGAGATTTATCCCTGGTTCGTCTGCTGCAAGATAAAAATACTGTTGCTATCCTTGCTCGTGTGGCTGACGAGATCCAATGGCCGTTGACTAAGGACCTGGCCGCGGTGAAATTGGATGATTCGCATTACTTTTTCTCGTTTCAAGCTATGAAAGAGGATGATTCGGATTCCAGTGATGATGAGAAAGAAAAgggtaaaaaaaagaaagataaggGTAAAAAAGAGAAAGATAAGGAAAAGGTGAACGAGTCACTGAATTATGGTTTGACGATTGCTTCCAAGGGTCAGGAGGCATTGTTGAAAGAGTTGGATGCTATTTTGAAAAGTTACAGCACATTTGCTGTTCAGAAAGTGGAGGAAAAGGCGGCCTTGGCTATGGGAGGAACAGTGGCAAGGGAGTTGTCTCCAGCTGACTTGAAATCGGAAAAGAAGAAGGAAGTGTTGGAAGAACGTTGCGCTCAATACTGGACCACGTTGGCACCCAATGTGGAGGAATACAGTGGATCAGCTGCAAAGTTAGTTGCTGCAGGATCAGGGCAGCTGATCAAGGGGATTTTGTGGTGTGGAGATGTGTCAATGGAACGATTGAAGCGCGGAAATGAAGTTTTAAAGCAGAGGATGACTTCAGGGACTAAGGCCGAGATTAGGCCTGAGACATTGATGAGGATCAAAAG GGTTAAGAGAGTAACTAAGATGACTGAGAAAGTGGCAATTGGAGTCCTTTCTGGAGTTCTCCAGGTTTCAGGATTCTTCACTAGTTCAGTTGCAAATTCCATAGTTGGAAAAAAGTTCTTCAGCATGCTGCCAGGGGAGATGGTCCTTGCTACGTTGGATGGATTTT GCAGAATATGTGATGCTGTTGAAGTAGCTGGAAAAAATGTAATGTCAACATCGTCCGCTGTGACGACTGAGCTTGTTTCGCACAG GTATGGAGAAGAGGCAGCAAAAGTGGCAACCGAAGGGCTTGACGCGGCAGGGCACGCTGTTGGGACTGCATGGACTGTATTTAAGATCAGAAAGGCTCTTAACCCCAAAAGTTCCTTTAATAGCGCTACCCAACTTAAGTCTAGTGCTAAAGCTGCTACTGTTAAGAAGGCCAAGAGCTCAAAGTACTGa
- the LOC104212222 gene encoding alpha-mannosidase — protein MGTIAGPASVLLFIFYSVCAFWSIGVNGYVKYNTGSGIVEGKLNVHLVPHSHDDVGWLKTVDQYYVGSNNTIQVACVENVLDSVVMSLRRDPNRKFVFAEMAFFHRWWIRQSPEIQEEVRNLVASGQLEFINGGWCMHDEATCHYVDMIDQTTLGHQLIKNEFNITPRAGWQIDPFGHSAVQAYLLGAEVGFDSVHFARIDYQDRAKRKGDKSLEVIWRASKTFGSSSQIFTNAFPVHYSPPNGFHFEVDDDFVPVQDDPFIFDFNVDIRVNDFINAAITQANVTRTNHIMWTMGDDFQYQYAESWFKEMDKLIHYVNKDGRVHALYSTPSIYVDAKHATNESWPLKTDDYFPYADGANSYWTGFFTSRPAFKRYVRMLSGYYLAARQLEFLTGRKSEGFNTFSLGDALGVTQHHDAVTGTAKQHTTNDYAKRLTIGASESETVVNSALSCLVNSTSGPCSTISSLFNQCRLLNISYCPPTEKDITEGKNLVIVAYNPLGWNRTDIIKIPVNDANLIVQDSAGNLVEAQFIELDNITSNLRKFYVEAYLGISPKQAPKYWLIFRVSVPPLGWNTYFVSKASQKGSSTGYVSKMEIPLNETVEIGPGNLKVSFSSNSGQLKRLYNSKTGVDIPVQQSYLWYGSTQKSDQNSGAYIFRPDGSPPVIVARSVPIKVIRGLLVDEIHQQFNSWISQVIRIYKDKEHVEFEFTIGPIPTEDSVGKEVITRMTANMATDKVFYTDSNGRDFLKRVRDYRADWDLQVTQPVAGNYYPVNLGMYIADNRSELSVLVDRATGGASNNDGEIELMLHRRLLYDDARGVGEALDETVCVGTACEGLTVRGNYYLGIHKNGDGSRWRRTTGQEIYSPLVLAFGHESQEEWRASHLTKATIMNPNYSLPPNVALITLQELDNGGVLLRLAHLYEAGEDADYSTITKVQLKEMFAGKTIKAIKETSLSANQGKKEMKKMNWNIEHDTGSEPAPVRGGPVDISSLVVELGPMEIRTFVVKF, from the exons ATGGGAACTATTGCTGGTCCAGCTTCAGTTCTGCTGTTCATTTTCTATAGTGTTTGTGCTTTTTGGAGCATTGGAGTAAATGGGTACGTAAAATACAATACTGGGAGTGGAATTGTAGAAGGCAAATTGAATGTCCATTTGGTTCCTCATTCACACGATGATGTTGGCTGGTTAAAGACCGTTGATCAGTACtatgttggctcaaataataccATTCAG GTTGCCTGTGTTGAAAATGTGCTGGACTCTGTTGTTATGTCATTACGACGTGACCCTAATAGGAAGTTTGTCTTTGCTGAAATG GCATTTTTCCATCGGTGGTGGATACGGCAAAGCCCAGAAATTCAAGAAGAAGTGAGAAATCTTGTAGCTTCTGGTCAGCTGGAATTCAT AAATGGTGGTTGGTGTATGCACGATGAAGCAACTTGCCATTACGTTGATATGATTGACCAAACAACACTAGGACATCAACTGATAAAGAATGAATTCAATATCACTCCTCGTGCGGGATGGCAAATCGATCCATTTGGCCACTCTGCTGTTCAAGCTTACCTTCTTGGGGCTGAG GTAGGGTTTGATTCTGTTCATTTTGCGCGTATTGATTATCAAGACAGAGCAAAACGTAAGGGGGATAAATCTCTTGAGGTTATATGGCGTGCTTCTAAAACATTTGGTTCTTCTTCCCAG ATATTTACCAATGCATTTCCTGTACATTATAGTCCACCAAATGGTTTCCATTTTGAAGTGGACGATGATTTTGTTCCAGTCCAG GATGATCCTTTTATCTTTGATTTCAATGTTGACATACGCGTTAATGACTTTATCAATGCCGCAATCACTCAA GCAAATGTGACACGTACAAATCACATCATGTGGACCATGGGAGATGACTTTCAGTACCAATATGCTGAGTCTTGGTTCAAGGAAATGGATAAATTAATTCACTACGTCAACAAG GATGGTCGAGTTCATGCATTGTACTCCACTCCATCAATTTATGTAGATGCAAAACACGCCACCAATGAATCCTGGCCTCTAAAAACTGATGATTATTTTCC ATATGCAGATGGTGCAAATTCTTATTGGACTGGTTTCTTTACCAGTCGACCAGCTTTTAAGCGATATGTTCGTATGCTAAGTGGATATTATCTG GCTGCTCGCCAGCTTGAGTTCTTAACTGGGAGGAAATCAGAGGGCTTCAACACTTTTAGCTTAGGAGATGCTCTGGGTGTTACACAGCACCATGATGCTGTGACTGGTACTGCAAAACAGCATACAACTAATGACTATGCAAAACGCTTGACTATTGGAGCTTCTGAG TCAGAAACTGTGGTCAATTCTGCTCTATCATGCCTGGTTAATTCCACATCAGGTCCCTGTTCTACCATTTCGTCATTATTCAACCAG TGTCGACTGCTCAATATAAGTTATTGTCCACCAACTGAAAAAGATATTACTGAGGGGAAGAATTTG GTTATTGTGGCATACAATCCTCTTGGATGGAATCGAACTGATATCATCAAGATCCCG GTCAATGATGCTAATCTTATTGTACAAGATTCCGCTGGAAATCTGGTTGAAGCACAATTTATAGAGTTGGATAATATTACCAGCAACTTGAGAAAGTTCTATGTTGAGGCGTATCTAGGAATATCACCCAAACAAGCTCCCAAATATTGGCTCATCTTTCGAGTGTCAGTGCCGCCTCTTGGCTGGAACACTTATTTTGTTTCTAAAGCATCGCAGAAGG GGAGCTCCACTGGCTATGTCTCAAAGATGGAAATTCCACTGAACGAAACTGTTGAAATTGGACCAGGGAATTTAAAGGTGTCCTTTTCCTCAAATTCCGGACAACTTAAACGTCTATATAATTCTAAAACAGGG GTTGATATACCTGTACAACAAAGCTATCTTTGGTACGGCTCAACTCAGAAGTCAGATCAG AATTCTGGTGCCTACATTTTCAGACCTGATGGGTCACCCCCAGTTATAGTTGCAAGATCA GTTCCAATAAAGGTTATTCGTGGACTCCTCGTCGATGAAATTCACCAGCAATTCAACTCATGGATATCTCAG GTAATTAGGATTTACAAAGACAAAGAACATGTTGAGTTTGAATTCACT ATTGGTCCCATACCGACAGAAGATAGTGTTGGAAAAGAGGTCATTACCAGAATGACAGCAAATATGGCTACTGATAAAGTGTTCTACACTGACTCTAATGGGAGGGACTTTCTTAAAAGA GTTAGAGATTACCGGGCTGATTGGGACCTCCAAGTTACTCAACCTGTTGCGGGGAACTATTATCCA GTGAATCTTGGAATGTACATAGCAGATAACAGATCAGAATTGTCCGTCTTGGTGGATCGTGCAACAGGTGGAGCCAGCAATAATGATGGAGAAATAGAACTCATGCTGCATAG GCGCTTGCTCTATGATGATGCTAGAGGGGTGGGTGAAGCCCTTGATGAGACTGTCTGTGTGGGGACTGCATGTGAGGGACTTACG GTTCGAGGGAATTACTATCTGGGCATTCATAAAAATGGTGATGGTTCACGTTGGCGCAGAACAACTGGCCAAGAAATTTATTCACCTCTTGTTTTAGCTTTTGGACATGAG AGTCAGGAAGAATGGAGAGCTTCTCATTTAACCAAAGCCACCATCATGAATCCCAATTATAGTCTACCTCCTAATGTTGCATTGATTACTCTCCAG GAGTTGGATAATGGAGGTGTACTTCTCCGTTTGGCTCATCTATATGAG GCTGGTGAAGACGCTGATTATTCGACAATAACCAAAGTTCAACTGAAAGAGATGTTTGCTGGAAAAACG ATAAAGGCAATCAAGGAAACAAGCTTATCGGCGAATCAAGGCAAGAaagagatgaagaagatgaattGGAATATAGAACATGACACTGGTAGTGAGCCTGCACCAGTTAGAGGGGGTCCAGTAGACATCTCTAGTCTCGTAGTAGAGCTTGGTCCAATGGAGATACGGACTTTCGTTGTTAAATTTTGA